DNA from Solanum stenotomum isolate F172 chromosome 3, ASM1918654v1, whole genome shotgun sequence:
TTTTAGGAAAATTTGATAGATGAAAAGGTCAAATTATTAAAGTGAAGTTGATATTTATTGTTGGTGAAATATGATTGATATTAGGTGAAATTAGTTAAAGTGTTGAGGAGATTTACAAAAGTTTGATAATTGAAAAAGTCAAATAATGTGGTAAATGTTGCTTAAAATGTCTAAACACcattcttttaatatataaataccaAAATGGCCATGTTTACACTTTACAATATGAAATTGAGATATTTGTCGAGTTATTTCCTTTGTTTAATTGAGTAACACACTATACTACAATTAGTCAATAACCCCACAAATaggagaataaaatatatatacatagatttTACACTTTCCTTATCTCAAGGAGGTACTTATTTTTTCAATAGATTATTGGTTAATTACTTAATTGCATATTTTAGAATGAAGTTTTTTCAACCGTAAAGATAATACACAATCAATTTGACAAGACATAGTTGCTTGGATAGTTAACACGATCACTTTTAATTGTGAGTTCAAAGGTGAAAGTTCATATGGAAGgagggttaaaaaaaaataaaaatacatagtgTTTAAAAATGACTTGgacgaaatataaatagaggaaaaTCATGTGTGGGAATTTGGCCACAATAAGGAGACTTCACAGaaataaacaatcaagaaaCGTACGCTACAGAACAAGAGAAAAACAATCGGTTGGTCCACTTCCTAAAGCATAAACAAGCAAAAAGCTTCATTGTCCCAACctactttttttcattttctgcTCTATCCCCTCTCCACTACCCCACTCCTGAATCGCACACACAGAAACTGAGAGAATCTCAAGTAATGCAGCAAAACCTGGGCGGCGCTTGAACAGGTGCTGGACACTTTCTTttaattcatttctttttcgGAGTTTGATTTCTTGATGAAATTGGGACGACTCCTTAATATGATTTGTATTTAGATTTGAGTATTTCAAGTTTTAATGTACATTTGGGTCTTTAATTGTGAGGGTGAGGGAGGAGCATATGCAAATTGTAATATCTCTCGGAATAGTTTGTTATTGGGTTTGTGTAGTTGTTCTGATTGTACACTGTTTTTGACTTTCTGGGTGTTGGCCAAAAAGGTGTTTTTGATTACGTTGGATTCAAATTGAAGTCTTTGACAGATAATTGTGACTTGAAATTTAAGTATCTCTTGGCTTAATTTTTGATAATCTTGGATTCATATTGAATGCTTTggcaattttgattttcttgtatTGTTGAACTTTGTTTGATCTTATAATCTGCAATTAACCAGTCTTTCCTTCCCTTTTTGGCGTTATTACGATTTTTCTTGGGttctctattttctcttctgttttttcttctttttcgaTGGGTAGAGTGTTGTGGGGTGGGTAATATAGGAAGAAACTCGGTAGAATTAACCCACATTTGATTGTTCAAGATTTGACTGACCAAAAGAAACTTGATGTCAAAATGGACTTACTGATCAACTTTTGGAAGATATACACATAAGTAGTATGTTTTATTAAACTTATATTCACACATGGCTAGTCCTATGATAGTAACTGCAAAGTCATATTTACGAGATTGATTGGTTGGTGAACATGTCTGGCTTGGCCAAGCTAGAAACGTAAACTGATGCAATCACACAATAATGAGTCAGGCGGCTTGGCAGAGGAGCTTTGATGCGTTCAACAGTCTAGTTTTGCACTATTTAATCTTAGTATAATCCTTTGCTCCTTTATTTGATTTCAGCTGATCCTCTTCCTACTTCTTCACTTGCAAACATCAGCACATTCTTTTGTTGATCATTTTAGTAGATGTTACCTCTCATCATCCAGGTTGAACCCATATAAGGATTTGGTGATCTTTTTAACTTACTAGTGTTGGCTAAGATTTTACCAATCTGATCAATGGTTTATGTGAACTACAACCTGTTGGGAGTGTGTTTGTGTACAAGCACCCTGTGTGTTGGTGTGTAACTGTGTCTGTTTTAACATGTAAGTTGGGCATCTTTCATGTTTAATTTcttgttgaaaaaaaatctaatgaaaGTTTGTTGTTAGAATTGATTTGGTCTATAGATTTCATGGGCGGCAAGAGTTCAAAGAGGTCAACAACTGGTCGATATGCATCATATGGCTCCAGTTCAAATTCAGGGTATCCAGGCTATGCACAATCACCGTATACTCAACCAACCTACAATTGCCCACCGCCACCTTcttatcaaacatatggtggtCCACCTCCTGAATCAAGGAAAAGGCTTGAGAGGAAATTTTCAAAGATAGATGATGACTACAGCAGCTTAGAACAGGTAAAGACGTAAAGTGAAACACTTTCAATCTACGAGTGGGTAAAAGGATAAAACTTCAGCAAGTTTATGATACTAGGGAATATTGACCATAATTGTCCTTCATGATTTCTGTCATGCTGAAAGCAAGCATTTATTCTTCATGTTATCAACATATTCATATTGTCACATGTGGAAGTTGCAAATGCAAGAATGAGTAAGGCATCAGTAATATCTTAAATTCATGCTGAAATATGCAATTGTTTGAAATACTATACTTGTGTTTTTCTGCCACTTGCCATATTAAATTCTGTTGAACCTGCTTTGtaagattagaaaaaagaagaagataagccGACACAATATTTTGGCTGTACAACATCTTTCCATAGGCCTTTTCTTGATAGATGAATAGTCATTCCCTCACAATTTCTCAGAATCAACATCTGTGATATGTTTTGCATGTTTGCGTATTCTTCATTCAGGGTTTAGATTTGAGGAATGTCAGATTTGACTCGTTGAATAGAGTGATTTTCTATGTCAATATGTTCATACCTCGTGGTTATTGTACAAAGAGTCttaaggcctcatttgttttcacTAAGATTAAGATGTTTGAGTTTGAATGTACATCTGAGCATGAATGTTTAAGATGTTGTATCTAGATTTGAactatattcaaataaaaaagtaattaaatattatattttaaaaaataaactaaaataattatttgataaaaaaaattaaaacatttgtgtTCCGTAGTGATGGTGGAGATGGTTTgtagtggtggtggtggtaATGGTTAGTGCTATTAGCTAGTAATGATGGAGGTGCTAGGTGTGGTATGTAGCAATTGATAGTAGTGGTTGACAATGGTGGTGGTTGATGGTTGTGATGAAAGAGGTGGTAGGTGTAGTGTCTGGCAACAGAAGTGGTAGTGGTTGTGCAAATTATCCATGCATAAATACTCTTAATGATATTAAGATTTCGTTCAAGATCTTAATGATTTTGACCTATTTTAGATCAAATAAGTGCTTAAGTCTTAATgtaaaaaaattcacttaatGACCTAAAATCTGAAGTTTTGAACCATACAGATTCAAACCTCCCAAACAAATGAGGTCTAAATGTTCCCCTGCATCCTACTTTTCTATATTTGGTGAAGCAACTGGTTCTGACTAATTTTGTGTGTATATTCATTTAATTTTGCACCTAAAAGTATCTTTTTGAGCATGCCAATTGTCTGCTGTAAACTATAAGCTGCTGGTAAAGCACCAAATTTTCTGGGAGGGTTGGTGAAGAGTTTGTCAATCCAACATGTGATGTGGAGCCACATTTAAGTTTATTGGCAAGTAAATGTGAAATTACTCCCTCAAGGCCGGACGTCTTGTGTCTATTTAGTTGGTACAATCTATCCCCTGTAAATTCCCCTGATAATTTTTTGGAAGCTTCCCGATCTTAGCATAGATTGTCATGTATTGGAGCTACATACTCTATTTTGTTATTACCTTTTGTACTAATTGCATCTGCTTGATGCCATCAATGAAACTatgtcaaaagaaaaaagggaaactAACTTTGTCACTAAACCTGAGCGTACTAGCATGCTTTTGAACCAAATCTTTTAGTCATGATGTATTGAATGCTGGAGTTAGGAAGtgtgaattgttttttttaaagaaaatctcTTTATCAGAATCTTTTAGAAGCTTTCTTTTTTGTTAATAATGTAACTTACTTCTTTTCTAGGTTACTGATGCCCTTGCACGTGCTGGTTTGGAGTCATCTAACTTAGTTGTTGGCATTGATTTTACCAAGAGCAATGAGTGGACTGGTAATACTTAAATTAGTTGTAGAATACCTATATTTGAGTTACAACACACTGTCCACCTAATCCACTCTTGAACTAGGTGCAAGGTCATTCCACCGGAAAAGTTTGCATCACATTGGGGATGGGCAAAATCCATATGAACAAGCAATATCGATCATTGGAAGAACACTGTCAAAATTTGATGAGGACAACCTAATTCCTTGTTATGGATTTGGAGATGGTACTTCTCTTAACACCTAACTTCTAATTGGATTTGTTTTAATCACAGAGGTCTTATTTGATTGTGTATTTGCAGCCTCAACACATGATCAAGAAGTCTTCAGCTTCTATCCTGATGAGAAATTTTGTAATGGATTCGAGGAAGTACTGGGTAGATATAGAGAATTAGTTCCCCAATTACGGCTTGCAGGTCCAACTTGAGTCTTCTCTCTCGTATTTGCCTATTTCTGATGGTCTGCAGTGGGTATGGTCCTGCATTTCTTCTGTTCATGACACTTATTATCTTTACAGGCCCAACATCATTTGCTCCTGTTATTGAAATGGCAATCACTATTGTTGAGCAGAGTGGTGGTCAGTACCATGTTTTATTGATAATAGCAGATGGACAGGTAGATATGTTGTTGCTATAATAACAATattgaatattctattttgtCACCTGATGCATTTGATGTTCTTTTTTAGATAATTCCTAGTGCTTAGATACTCATTATCTAAAATGAGATACTATTACAGGTTACAAGAAGTGTAGATACTGTGAATGGCCAATTAAGCCCTCAAGAGAAGAGAACAGTTGAAGCAATTGTTAAAGCTAGGTAACTTTTTCGctgtacaaaaaaaatattctttgcTGGTGTTATTTCCAAATAATTCTTGAAATCTCTTAATCTTTGTTTGCAGTCAATACCCCTTGTCAATTGTTTTAGTTGGTGTTGGAGATGGGCCATGGGACATGATGAGGGAATTTGATGACAACATCCCTGCTCGAGCCTTTGACAATTTCCAGGCAAGTAACTACTGCTGTTTCTTTTCCTGTTCTTGATGGTATTGATTTGTTATCTCTTATTGCCTTAAGATTTGATTTCCAAATGTTActtgttttttctttagtttgttAATTTTACAGATATCATGTCAAAAAATATGGATCTTTCCAGGAAAGAAGCAGAGTTTGCCTTGTCAGCATTGATGGAGATACCATCTCAGTACAAAGCAACTCTGGAGCTGAACATTCTGGGGTACAAACTTAACTCTCATCGTTAATCTGTTACTAGTAGATACTGAGATTTATCTTCAGTTTATTTTCTACTTCACTCTTCAGTCGGTGCTCATTTTGTTTTCTCAACTGGTTTGTACTTTTTGAGCAGTGCTCGTAGAGGGAATGAAATTGATAGGATTCCTCTCCATCCTCCTCAATATGGTGCAGCTTCTTTCGGCACATCAAAACCTTCACAAAACAGTAGTTACCATCCAAGTGCACCTTCTTCTAGTGGACACAATTCAGCTTTTGGAAGTGGACACAATTCTGCTGTTGGGTCAAGTCATCCAGCAAGTTCTGCAGATAATCAGGTAAGCATTAATTTTTCTGTATGATTAAGGTTAGCTGGTTAGGTActtgtttctttttgtatttatttcaaCTCGCGATAACTGCTCATAAACCATAAAGGGCTCATTCTGAACCGATTTTGTCGCATGATTTCGATTCTGTTCTTACTTATTCATCTCCAtttactttttccttttctgatATTTGGTTCCATATCTTGATGGTACCTTCAGAAtctttattttaactaattagtTTCACATTTCATGCTTTGTCAGCTTTGCCCCATCTGCATAACCAATCCAAAGGACATGGCATTTGGTTGTGGACATCAGGTATAGTTGTACAGGTTTTCAATTTCCTTCTTAGGTAGAGGTACCAAAACTACATATATTGACTGGATCTCGTTTATTTGCAGACATGTTGTGAATGTGGTCAAGATCTGCAGTTGTGCCCCATCTGTCGAGACAGTATTCAAACTAGGATAAGACTTTACTGAGTGACTTCTCTTGGCGGAAGAATAATTTGCTGCTTTTTAAGAAAGCCTCTGATTCTTATATTACTGGGGAGGGGTTTCATAAATTAGTATTTTCTGATGGATATCAATGTCAGCCGTATcaaatatctttttaatttaGAGGTGCTACATTTCAGTATTTTGCTCTGTACATAGATTTTTTTCAAGGCAACTCATTGTTCATTGAATCTGGTGTTCATTGTGCAAGTAAATTTCTGCTTTCCAGCTTGTGTTCATCGATAGACCCTTATAGTTTCacaaaaatggagaagaaatgGAACAATGTCCGAGCAGATTTATACTCTATCTAAATGcttctaaataaaaattagtttGATACCTTAAGATGCttcaacaaatattattttgtttggcATTTTCTCTGTGATATTCAACATTCATCAAGTTTCTGTGGTCACAATTTTTAATTGAGTTGCAACCTTTCTGGCTGAATGGATGAGTCTTTTAGTGTGTAAAAAGAATGTTTGGTGCTCCCTCTCTTAGTCACACAAAAGGTTCATGTGGCAAGAACTACCTAACCATTTATTAGTTAGACCAAAGAATGACCAAGattaattgaaaaattgattGCTCATTTGCATGACTTACTGTATAAGTCCCTATATATCCTTTCAAACCAGAAGGTATTCGATGAAAATTTCTCCtgcacttctttttcttctctcatGGAGAAGCTCTGGCAGACAAGAATCAACTGCATCATCATCAGTGCAGCTCTTTTACTGCACTGTCTTATTTCATGCAGAGCAAAAGCTGTGTTGCACCATTCTGTAGAAAGAAAAGGGACATGGAAGCTACTGCTGAACAACACTGGAGTGGTGGGTGTGCAGATGGTTTTAACCCATTGGAACACTGTGATACTGCTTGATCGGAGCGGGTCTGGTCGATCAGGATACCAGCTACGTCATCGGTTAAATGGAACAAG
Protein-coding regions in this window:
- the LOC125859904 gene encoding E3 ubiquitin-protein ligase RGLG2-like, with the protein product MGGKSSKRSTTGRYASYGSSSNSGYPGYAQSPYTQPTYNCPPPPSYQTYGGPPPESRKRLERKFSKIDDDYSSLEQVTDALARAGLESSNLVVGIDFTKSNEWTGARSFHRKSLHHIGDGQNPYEQAISIIGRTLSKFDEDNLIPCYGFGDASTHDQEVFSFYPDEKFCNGFEEVLGRYRELVPQLRLAGPTSFAPVIEMAITIVEQSGGQYHVLLIIADGQVTRSVDTVNGQLSPQEKRTVEAIVKASQYPLSIVLVGVGDGPWDMMREFDDNIPARAFDNFQFVNFTDIMSKNMDLSRKEAEFALSALMEIPSQYKATLELNILGARRGNEIDRIPLHPPQYGAASFGTSKPSQNSSYHPSAPSSSGHNSAFGSGHNSAVGSSHPASSADNQLCPICITNPKDMAFGCGHQTCCECGQDLQLCPICRDSIQTRIRLY